Genomic DNA from Carnobacterium divergens DSM 20623:
TTGCGAATGGTTGCTTGTTCTTTTTTTAAATATGGTGTTAATTGTTTTAACAAGGGCGAAGACAACTGATTGCCATAAATTTGAATAACTAAACAATTTTTGATCATTTCCCATTGTTCATTTGGAAAGTTAAAATTGACTAACTCACTCGTAACGAAAGCTGATTTTTTATAAACAATAAGAATTTCTTTCTGTTCTTGTAATTCTGCTTTAAAAAGGGAACATTTTTCTAAATTCTGAATAAATGTTTCTCCCGTTATTACAATAACTGGAATAGGAAAATCAACAATTGTTTTTAATTTTTCTTCAATTTTTGTAGCAATTAAATTTACATCTTGTGGCGCGCCTTTCATCACTGCGTTACCGCTACGTAAAACTGTTTTCACAGATTGGAACCCCAGCATTTCAAGGATCTTTTTTAAATCGCTCATTTTAAGCTGATGAGCTTTCCCGACATTGATTCCTCGTAATAAAACGACATAATTCTCCAAAAAAACACATCCTTAAACTCAATCAAAAGCCCTTATCTAAAAATTGGACGGTTAAATAAAAAATAAAGCATACCTAACATTAGGACTAACCCTAATAAATAAATAACTTTAAATTTTGTCACTCGGATTTTATGATGGAAGAGAACCATTCCTAAAATACCGCCTAAACCGCCGCCTAAAATACCAAATGAAAGCAATGTTTTTTCAGGAATACGCCACATTTTTTTCTTTGCACGGTATTTATCAATGCCCATTAAAACAAATAAAATTGCATTGACCGATCCAAAATAGAGAAGTGCGATTAAACGATCTTCCATCATCATTGGGCATTTAACTTAGCGATTTCAACAATTACATTTGTCGCTTTCTCCATGCTTTCAACCGCAACAAATTCATATCGGCCGTGGAAATTTTCGCCACCTGCAAAAATATTTGGTGTTGGCAGTCCCATAAAGGATAATTTTGACCCATCTGTTCCACCACGAATAGGTTCAATAATTGGTTTAATAGAAAGATTTTCCATTGCTGTTTTCGCTAAAGTAACAATCGATAAATCTTTTTCAATAATATCTTTCATATTATAATACTGATCTTTTAACTCTACTGTTACACGTTCTGTCTTGTACTTCTCATTTAGTTTCGCTGCTATTTTTTGAATCATTTCTTTACGAGCTATAAATTTATCATGATCGTGGTCACGAATAATGTAGACCATTTTGGCCTCTTCAACTTCCCCATTTAAATCATACAGATGATAGAAACCTTCACTCCCATCCGTTTGTTCAGGAACTTCATTTTGTGGTAACGCTGCATCAAATTCTAATGCAATTTTTAATGCATTAACCATTGTGTTTTTAGCTGTTCCTGGATGAACATTTTTACCTTGAATCTTCACAATTGCTTGTGCAGCATTAAAACTTTCATATTCCAATTCACCAACTGGACCGCCATCCATCGTATACGCAAAGTCTGCATTAAAACCAGCAACATCAAAACGATCTGCTCCAATACCTATTTCTTCATCTGGACCAAAAGCCACGCGAATTGTACCATGTGGAATTGAAGGATCCTTGATTAAAATTTCCATTGCTGTCATAATTTCAGCAATACCTGCTTTATCATCAGCGCCTAGTAGGGTTGTTCCATCTGTTGTAATCAATGTTTGACCAAGATAATTTTTTAAATTAGGAAAATCAACTGGCGAAAGAACAATGTTTTCAACCTCATTTAAAATAATTTCAGAACCGTCGTAATTTTCATGAAATTGTGGCGAAACATTTTCAGCATTAAAGTCTGCTGTATCCATATGAGCAATAAATCCAATGGTTGGGACTTCTTTTTCGCTATTACTTGGAAGTGTCGCTGTTACAAAACCATTTTGCTCATTGTAAGCAACATCACTCATGCCAAGTTCTTTTAACTCTTTTGCTAAAACTTTTGCAAATTCTACTTGTGTTTGAGTTGAAGGGACAGTTGAACTTGTTTCATCTGAACGAGTTTCGGTTTGAACATAACTTATAAAACGTGGCACTAAATTTTTATACATAAGAAAACTTCCTCTCAAATTTGGTTTATTTAAAACGGTACGGATCGGTATTTAAGTTGGATTGAATAATTTCGATTTCCCAGGATTCGCTAACTTTCCATTGAGTAAATAGATCAGCTAATCCTTCTTTACAAATGCTTTCAATATGATGTCCTGGATCAATCACTGTCAAACCATCAGCTAACATATCATGAGCAGTATGGTAATAAACATCTCCCGTAATATAAACATCTGCTTGTTTTTTTAAAGCGCTTGGATAGTACTTGCCTGCGTCTCCTCCACAAATAGCCACCCGTTGAATCATTTTTGAAGGATCTGTCGTAACAAGTCGTAACCCCTCTAATTGAAAAATAGCTTTTACTTTTTCTGAAAAATCATTCACTGAAATAGGTTCTGGTAAATCTCCAACTCTTCCTAATCCATAGGCATCTACAAAATTTTCAATTGTATACAAATCATATCCTGGTTCTTCGTATGGATGGCTCTCAAATAAAGCTCGTTCAATTTTAGCTGTTTTATGTTCAGGAAAAATCACTTCAATTCGAGCTTCTTCAACTTCTTCCGTTTGATTTAACGTTCCAATTGTCGGCATTGCACCATTAATGGGTGTAAATCTTCCAGTTCCTTCAAGTGTATAGCTACAATTTTCGTAATTAGGACCAATTTTCCCTGCTCCTG
This window encodes:
- a CDS encoding DUF1697 domain-containing protein, producing MENYVVLLRGINVGKAHQLKMSDLKKILEMLGFQSVKTVLRSGNAVMKGAPQDVNLIATKIEEKLKTIVDFPIPVIVITGETFIQNLEKCSLFKAELQEQKEILIVYKKSAFVTSELVNFNFPNEQWEMIKNCLVIQIYGNQLSSPLLKQLTPYLKKEQATIRNWRTVTKLSGLLIELKT
- a CDS encoding Nif3-like dinuclear metal center hexameric protein — protein: MSIVTGKEFIAKFEEFAPMELAEAGDPVGLQIGTLDKPIKKILVTLDIRPEVVEEAIEKGVDLIFAHHPIMFRAAKNLITDNPQNKMYADLLKHNIAVYGAHTNLDVATNGLNDWLGQAIGIKNTEIMHITNQTGYKKLAVYVPKSDEEKVRVALTKAGAGKIGPNYENCSYTLEGTGRFTPINGAMPTIGTLNQTEEVEEARIEVIFPEHKTAKIERALFESHPYEEPGYDLYTIENFVDAYGLGRVGDLPEPISVNDFSEKVKAIFQLEGLRLVTTDPSKMIQRVAICGGDAGKYYPSALKKQADVYITGDVYYHTAHDMLADGLTVIDPGHHIESICKEGLADLFTQWKVSESWEIEIIQSNLNTDPYRFK
- a CDS encoding DUF1294 domain-containing protein, coding for MMMEDRLIALLYFGSVNAILFVLMGIDKYRAKKKMWRIPEKTLLSFGILGGGLGGILGMVLFHHKIRVTKFKVIYLLGLVLMLGMLYFLFNRPIFR
- the pepT gene encoding peptidase T; its protein translation is MYKNLVPRFISYVQTETRSDETSSTVPSTQTQVEFAKVLAKELKELGMSDVAYNEQNGFVTATLPSNSEKEVPTIGFIAHMDTADFNAENVSPQFHENYDGSEIILNEVENIVLSPVDFPNLKNYLGQTLITTDGTTLLGADDKAGIAEIMTAMEILIKDPSIPHGTIRVAFGPDEEIGIGADRFDVAGFNADFAYTMDGGPVGELEYESFNAAQAIVKIQGKNVHPGTAKNTMVNALKIALEFDAALPQNEVPEQTDGSEGFYHLYDLNGEVEEAKMVYIIRDHDHDKFIARKEMIQKIAAKLNEKYKTERVTVELKDQYYNMKDIIEKDLSIVTLAKTAMENLSIKPIIEPIRGGTDGSKLSFMGLPTPNIFAGGENFHGRYEFVAVESMEKATNVIVEIAKLNAQ